Proteins encoded by one window of Arachis hypogaea cultivar Tifrunner chromosome 1, arahy.Tifrunner.gnm2.J5K5, whole genome shotgun sequence:
- the LOC112701047 gene encoding DNA replication licensing factor MCM5 gives MSGWDEGAVYYSDQAHSWHDGNRPGDPDATASNHTIQQKFKEFIRNFSKNGLFPYRQNLLDNPKFLLVRFEDLDEFAPELSPKLESSPADFLPLFESAAAQVLGSLKTKVTGDTGELEDQVAGDVQILLTSDKDPVSMRSLGAQNISKLVKIAGITIAASRTKAKATYVTLVCKNCKKGKQIPCRPGLGGAVVPRSCDHIPQAGEEPCPIDPWLVVPDQSQYVDQQTLKLQENPEDVPTGELPRNLLLSVDRHLVQTVVPGSRLTVTGIFSIFQASNSASNKGAVAVRQPYIRVVGMEDTNEAKSGGPSAFTPEEIEEFKKFAAEPDAYKNICSKIAPSIFGHDDVKKAVACLLFGGSRKNLPDGVKLRGDINVLLLGDPSTAKSQFLKFVEKTAPIAVYTSGKGSSAAGLTASVIRDTSTREFYLEGGAMVLADGGVVCIDEFDKMRPEDRVAIHEAMEQQTISIAKAGITTVLNSRTSVLAAANPPSGRYDDLKTAQDNIDLQTTILSRFDLIFIVKDIRIYSQDKIIASHVIKVHASADATASENRVSKEENWLKRYLHYCRTECHPRLSESAATLLQNNYVKIRQDMRQQTNETGEAAAIPITVRQLEAIVRLSEALAKMKLSHVATEEHVQEAIRLFTVATMDAARSGIHQQISLTPEMANEIKLAETQIKRRIGIGNHISERRLIDDLNRMGMNESIVRRALVIMHQRDEVEYKRERRVIYRKA, from the exons ATGTCAGGTTGGGACGAAGGAGCCGTCTACTACAGCGACCAAGCCCACTCATGGCACGACGGCAACCGCCCCGGCGACCCCGACGCCACCGCATCCAACCACACCATCCAACAGAAATTCAAGGAGTTCATTCGCAACTTCAGTAAGAACGGTCTCTTCCCTTACAGACAAAACCTCCTCGACAACCCTAAGTTCCTCCTTGTCAGATTTGAAGACCTCGACGAATTTGCTCCCGAACTCTCCCCTAAGCTCGAGTCTTCCCCCGCCGACTTCTTGCCCTTG TTCGAAAGCGCCGCGGCGCAGGTTTTGGGGAGTTTGAAGACTAAAGTCACTGGCGATACCGGAGAGCTGGAAGATCAGGTTGCCGGCGATGTCCAGATTCTGCTTACTTCCGACAAGGATCCTGTATCCATGAGGTCGCTCGGG GCTCAAAACATATCGAAGCTTGTTAAAATTGCTGGGATTACTATAGCTGCATCAAGGACTAAGGCAAAGGCAACTTATGTTACCTTAGTATGTAAAAACTGCAAGAAAGGGAAGCAAATTCCGTGCAGGCCAGGACTTGGGGGAGCAGTTGTTCCTCGATCATGTGATCATATTCCTCAG GCTGGAGAAGAACCATGCCCAATTGACCCATGGCTTGTGGTTCCTGACCAGAGCCAGTATGTTGATCAACAAACATTGAAACTGCAAGAAAACCCAGAG GATGTTCCAACCGGTGAGCTACCTAGAAACCTGCTCCTCTCTGTTGATCGTCATCTAGTTCAAACAGTGGTACCTGGCTCAAGATTGACAGTCACTGGAATCTTCAGTATTTTCCAAGCTTCCAACTCTGCATC TAACAAAGGAGCAGTGGCAGTTAGACAACCATATATCAGGGTTGTAGGAATGGAAGACACAAATGAAGCCAAGTCTGGTGGTCCTTCTGCCTTTACACCAGAAGAG ATAGAAGAATTCAAAAAGTTTGCAGCTGAACCTGATGCTTATAAAAATATATGCTCCAAGATTGCTCCCTCAATATTTGGGCATGATGACGTCAAGAAGGCTGTGGCCTGTCTTCTTTTTGGTGGGTCAAGAAAG AACTTGCCAGATGGAGTGAAGTTAAGAGGTGATATCAATGTGTTGCTTCTTGGGGATCCATCTACAGCAAAATCACAG TTTCTGAAGTTTGTTGAAAAGACAGCTCCTATTGCTGTCTATACTTCCGGGAAAGGCTCATCAGCTGCTGGTCTCACAGCTTCTGTAATCAGAGATACCAGCACT CGTGAGTTTTACCTTGAAGGAGGGGCTATGGTCTTGGCAGATGGAGGCGTTGTCTGCATTGATGAATTCGACAAGATGAGACCAGAAGATAG GGTCGCCATCCATGAAGCCATGGAACAACAAACTATATCTATAGCTAAAGCAGGAATAACTACAGTTCTTAATTCTAGGACTTCTGTTCTTGCTGCTGCTAATCCTCCATCTGGACGATATGATGATCTTAAG ACTGCACAGGATAACATTGATTTGCAGACAACCATTCTTTCTAGATTTGATTTAATCTTTATTGTGAAAGACATCAGAATTTACAGTCAAGACAAG ATCATAGCTAGTCATGTCATAAAGGTCCATGCATCAGCTGATGCAACCGCTAGTGAGAACAGGGTTTCTAAAGAAGAGAATTGGCTGAAGAG gTATTTACACTATTGTCGGACTGAATGCCACCCTCGTCTATCAGAATCTGCTGCAACATTACTGCAGAACAATTATGTGAAAATCAGGCAG GATATGAGGCAGCAAACCAATGAAACTGGAGAAGCTGCTGCAATACCAATTACAGTAAGGCAGCTGGAAGCTATTGTTAGGTTGAGTGAGGCACTTGCCAAAATGAAACT ATCTCATGTTGCTACTGAGGAGCATGTGCAAGAAGCAATAAGGCTTTTCACCGTGGCTACAATGGATGCTGCTCGGTCTGGAATACACCAACAAATCAGTCTCACACCAGAAATGGCAAATGAAATAAAG CTAGCAGAAACTCAGATAAAGAGAAGAATTGGGATTGGAAACCACATATCAGAAAGAAGGCTTATTGATGACCTCAACAGAATGGGAATGAATGAATCCATT GTGAGAAGAGCTCTTGTGATCATGCACCAGAGAGACGAAGTAGAGTACAAGCGAGAAAGGCGCGTTATATATAGGAAAGCATGA